In Aerococcus loyolae, a genomic segment contains:
- a CDS encoding 2-hydroxymuconate tautomerase: protein MPVVNIQLIEGRSKEVKAAIAKEITESISKHANTPKDHVHVIFNDMKKGDYYNNN from the coding sequence ATGCCAGTTGTCAACATTCAACTCATCGAAGGACGGTCCAAGGAAGTTAAGGCAGCGATCGCTAAGGAAATTACCGAAAGTATTTCTAAGCACGCTAACACCCCTAAAGACCATGTTCATGTGATCTTTAACGACATGAAAAAAGGCGATTACTACAACAACAATTAA
- a CDS encoding HipA domain-containing protein translates to MSVLDFTKCEVDPTRIYGGRNGNKIGIIYQGVTWMLKFPVISKLNPYMHYSNSNISEYLGCHIVNILGLEAQETLLAYYGNQEVVACKDFEQNDKVFKEFAFLKNSIVDSSQSGYGTELSDILTSIDEQELINPERLRKFFWHLFIIDTYIGNFDRHNANWGFLINQRTRQVEIAPVFDCGSSLYPQTDEKSMAEFLKDSSLRDKRIYKYPNSAIKIDDVKINYLTFLSNTKNQDCIRALETIYERINQKESLINHLIDKTPLMTETHKSFIQVMLKERKEKILEKALSYH, encoded by the coding sequence GTGTCTGTGCTTGATTTTACAAAATGTGAGGTTGACCCAACACGGATCTATGGGGGGAGAAATGGAAATAAAATTGGCATTATTTATCAGGGTGTAACCTGGATGCTTAAATTTCCTGTGATTTCCAAGCTAAATCCATATATGCATTATTCAAATAGTAATATTAGTGAATATTTGGGCTGCCATATCGTTAATATATTAGGACTGGAGGCCCAGGAAACTTTATTAGCTTATTATGGAAATCAAGAAGTAGTTGCTTGCAAAGATTTCGAACAGAATGATAAGGTCTTTAAAGAGTTTGCCTTCTTAAAAAATTCCATAGTTGATTCGAGTCAATCAGGCTATGGAACCGAATTATCTGATATCTTAACTTCCATTGATGAACAAGAATTAATAAATCCTGAAAGATTAAGAAAATTTTTCTGGCATTTATTTATAATCGATACTTATATTGGTAATTTTGACCGTCATAATGCAAATTGGGGATTTTTAATTAATCAAAGAACTAGGCAAGTGGAGATTGCTCCAGTATTTGATTGCGGATCATCCCTATATCCTCAAACAGACGAAAAAAGTATGGCTGAATTCCTAAAAGATTCTTCATTAAGAGATAAGCGAATTTATAAATATCCTAACTCAGCTATTAAGATAGATGATGTCAAAATAAACTATCTTACTTTTCTGAGTAACACCAAAAATCAGGACTGTATTCGTGCATTAGAGACAATTTATGAGCGTATTAATCAGAAAGAATCGCTGATTAATCATTTAATAGACAAGACACCCTTAATGACAGAAACACATAAATCTTTTATTCAAGTCATGCTAAAAGAAAGGAAAGAAAAAATTTTAGAAAAAGCTCTATCCTATCATTAG
- the rihC gene encoding ribonucleoside hydrolase RihC, giving the protein MVRKVIFDTDPGIDDAIATAILLNSDQVQVELITAVGGNVALEKTSTNALKLVNFFEKDIPVAAGNRGPLLTEFTDASEVHGESGMDGYDFPEPDKSQLLEDHAVLAMRKVLMASDEKVTIVAVGPQTNVALLLTMYPEVKDKIEEIIIMGGSFTRGNKHVMDEFNIGTDPEAAQMVLQSSVKTVMVGLDIGYIATISLEEAAELAEKTETGKMIHSMLQHYRSAQTNQEWEMYDPTAIAYLLEPEMFEEVECNVEVELGSPLTYGQTVVDLDHKTDRPVNCVVPTSIDRDRFKEWFKESILKCK; this is encoded by the coding sequence ATGGTAAGAAAAGTCATTTTTGATACAGACCCAGGGATTGATGACGCGATTGCGACTGCTATTCTCTTGAACTCTGACCAGGTCCAAGTGGAATTGATTACTGCTGTCGGTGGGAACGTGGCCTTAGAAAAGACCTCCACCAACGCTTTAAAATTAGTCAACTTCTTTGAAAAAGACATTCCCGTCGCTGCTGGTAATCGCGGACCGCTCTTGACGGAATTTACTGATGCTTCTGAGGTTCACGGAGAATCAGGCATGGACGGTTACGACTTTCCGGAACCGGACAAGAGCCAACTCTTAGAGGACCATGCCGTTCTAGCTATGCGCAAGGTTCTCATGGCAAGTGATGAAAAAGTAACCATCGTGGCAGTGGGCCCGCAAACCAATGTGGCCCTGCTCCTAACCATGTATCCTGAAGTCAAGGATAAGATTGAAGAAATTATCATCATGGGTGGGTCTTTCACCCGGGGCAACAAGCACGTCATGGATGAGTTCAACATCGGGACCGACCCCGAAGCCGCTCAAATGGTGCTGCAATCTTCGGTGAAAACCGTCATGGTGGGCTTAGATATTGGTTACATTGCTACCATCAGCTTGGAAGAAGCGGCAGAATTGGCAGAGAAAACCGAAACCGGGAAGATGATCCACTCCATGCTCCAACACTATCGCTCGGCGCAAACCAACCAAGAGTGGGAAATGTATGACCCTACCGCGATCGCCTATCTCTTAGAACCAGAAATGTTTGAAGAAGTCGAGTGCAATGTGGAAGTAGAACTAGGCAGCCCGCTCACTTACGGGCAAACAGTCGTTGACCTTGACCACAAAACCGACCGCCCCGTAAACTGTGTCGTCCCCACTAGCATTGACCGCGACCGCTTCAAAGAATGGTTCAAGGAAAGCATCTTGAAATGTAAATAG
- a CDS encoding NupC/NupG family nucleoside CNT transporter, with product MSIVQGLLGLVVVFGLCYFLSFDRKNIKYKNVAIMLVAEVILALVLFRTSLGLTILNGIASGMDWLMAQGIEGVNFVFGGIQLTADGFVFFLHVLAPLVFITALIGVLNWLGVLPFVVKWVGFGINKLTGAGELESYFPIASTVFGTPTNYLSVVDQVKRASEKQLFTLAVIPMSVVTVSMLAAYMKLVKPQYVVVGVLMQLLSALAVSVIVNPYDAKEEIAKGSEAYREREGLAGDQGEEEEGEKEKEPFFSMLSDYMITGWNTAVIVAVMLIGFVALISMLNSLFEGVINISFTELVGYVFSPFAFLMGVPKEDMVQAGSVMAQKVLANEVVAMTSLSALEGLSEKTAAIMGTYCMSFANFGTLGMVIGGVKAIDAHQGNVVAKFSLKIVLVSTLASMVTATIVGFLF from the coding sequence ATGAGTATTGTACAAGGCCTGCTGGGTCTAGTGGTCGTTTTTGGCCTCTGTTATTTCCTGTCCTTTGACCGGAAAAATATTAAATATAAAAATGTAGCCATTATGTTAGTGGCGGAAGTGATCTTGGCCCTGGTATTATTCCGGACCAGTCTGGGGTTGACCATTTTGAATGGGATTGCCAGCGGGATGGACTGGTTGATGGCCCAGGGGATTGAGGGGGTTAACTTCGTCTTTGGCGGGATCCAACTGACCGCTGACGGTTTTGTCTTCTTCCTCCACGTCCTTGCGCCCCTGGTCTTTATTACTGCCCTAATTGGGGTCTTAAACTGGCTGGGCGTTTTGCCTTTTGTGGTCAAATGGGTTGGTTTTGGGATTAATAAGCTGACCGGGGCTGGGGAATTGGAATCTTACTTCCCGATTGCCTCAACCGTCTTTGGGACACCCACCAACTATCTATCGGTCGTCGACCAAGTCAAACGGGCCAGTGAGAAGCAATTATTCACTCTCGCTGTTATCCCCATGTCGGTAGTGACTGTCTCCATGTTAGCGGCCTATATGAAATTGGTAAAACCTCAATACGTGGTGGTTGGCGTTCTTATGCAGCTACTTTCGGCCTTAGCGGTCTCTGTGATTGTCAATCCTTATGACGCTAAGGAAGAAATTGCCAAAGGAAGCGAGGCCTACCGAGAACGGGAAGGCCTTGCCGGCGACCAAGGGGAAGAGGAGGAAGGCGAAAAGGAAAAAGAACCCTTCTTCTCCATGCTCAGTGACTACATGATTACAGGATGGAACACGGCCGTTATTGTGGCGGTCATGCTGATTGGTTTCGTGGCGCTCATTTCTATGTTGAACAGCCTCTTTGAAGGGGTCATCAACATTTCCTTTACCGAGTTAGTCGGCTATGTCTTTTCACCATTTGCTTTCTTGATGGGGGTACCTAAAGAAGACATGGTTCAAGCCGGGTCCGTTATGGCCCAAAAGGTCTTGGCTAACGAAGTCGTAGCCATGACCTCCCTATCCGCCCTAGAAGGCTTAAGTGAAAAAACCGCCGCTATTATGGGAACTTATTGCATGAGTTTCGCTAACTTCGGAACCCTAGGGATGGTTATCGGCGGGGTCAAAGCCATCGACGCCCACCAAGGCAATGTCGTGGCCAAATTCTCCCTCAAAATTGTTCTCGTCTCCACTCTTGCCTCCATGGTCACCGCCACAATCGTAGGTTTCTTGTTTTAA